The Lactuca sativa cultivar Salinas chromosome 2, Lsat_Salinas_v11, whole genome shotgun sequence genome includes a window with the following:
- the LOC111886021 gene encoding probable kinase CHARK isoform X1 codes for MCIIDVFRPPAATLIPEIPFAKDKMQVNAGALKQSHRVTKPYHFHFWKCHQFTISEINLATHNFNESLIIGHGGFGMVYKGTITNGSTHLVVAIKRMDSTSNQGAAEFWNEVQMLSKLRHCHLVSLIGYCNHGEEMILVYEYIPHGSLEDHLHKFQTPLSWIRRLKICIGVARGLDYLHTGTGIKHGVIHRDVKTSNILLDDNWAAKISDFGLSKLAPINQPLTYVNTFVKGTFGYLDPDYYATGRLTRKSDVYAFGVVLLEVLSGKRAVDTSLDDEHWGLVNWAQESMKEGRLKQIVDYTIRVGVMPKCLKQFAHLANRCVHDNPKQRPTMAEVVACLESILVLHEKAIAMSMRTFWGRRLNSLEFYFDTVGGENRILRRFEFKTINVATENFAKDNRMLRCSLAPFMYKGKLQNGRGISIARIGCQDYKNEVSLMVKLEHENLLPLIGYSIEGKKVYLVYDFAFCSNLHLSIIGLLDWNKRKKVILGVARALLYLHQHDVIHANVIPGNILLDESFHPKLSNLEFSRCLTTINEAVFVEMGTMWETLEYIAPELHQANRLSAKADVYSFGVLVLETTIGCRMYNCLKRNVWKNWMEGTSSNILDPRIHGNPSSITRFIHIGLLCVQEDADNRPTMEEVVGMLTNSSSINLPIPKEYVPPWMIYD; via the exons ATGTG TATCATAGATGTATTTCGACCACCAGCGGCGACACTGATTCCTGAAATTCCATTTGCTAAAGATAAAATGCAAGTCAACGCAGGAGCGCTGAAGCAAAGCCACCGAGTCACAAAACCATACCACTTCCATTTCTGGAAG TGCCATCAGTTCACAATTTCGGAGATTAACTTAGCAACCCATAACTTCAACGAGTCATTGATAATCGGTCATGGGGGGTTTGGCATGGTTTACAAAGGAACCATCACTAATGGGTCAACTCATTTGGTTGTGGCCATTAAGCGCATGGATTCAACCTCTAATCAAGGAGCAGCAGAGTTCTGGAATGAAGTTCAGATGCTTTCTAAGTTAAGACACTGCCACTTAGTGTCTTTGATCGGTTATTGCAATCATGGTGAAGAGATGATCCTTGTTTACGAGTATATCCCCCATGGAAGCCTTGAAGATCATCTGCACAAATTTCAAACTCCTTTATCCTGGATTCGACGACTCAAGATATGCATAGGGGTTGCTCGTGGCTTAGATTATCTTCACACTGGCACAGGTATTAAGCATGGTGTTATACATCGCGATGTGAAAACTTCAAACATATTGTTAGATGATAATTGGGCTGCAAAGATTTCTGATTTTGGATTGTCGAAACTAGCTCCTATAAATCAACCTTTGACTTATGTCAACACTTTTGTGAAAGGCACTTTTGGATACCTAGATCCAGACTATTACGCAACGGGTAGGTTGACAAGAAAGTCTGATGTGTATGCGTTTGGGGTAGTATTACTTGAAGTTCTCAGTGGAAAACGAGCAGTGGATACAAGTCTTGATGATGAGCATTGGGGTTTAGTAAATTGGGCTCAAGAATCTATGAAAGAAGGTAGGTTAAAGCAAATTGTTGATTATACTATAAGAGTGGGAGTGATGCCTAAATGTTTGAAGCAGTTTGCACATCTTGCAAATCGGTGTGTGCATGATAATCCAAAGCAACGGCCTACAATGGCTGAGGTTGTGGCATGCCTTGAGTCTATACTAGTCTTACATGAGAAAGCCATAGCCATGTCCATGAGAACTTTTTGGGGTAGAAGGTTAAACTCTTTGGAGTTCTACTTTGATACTGTTGGAGGTGAAAATAGAATCTTACGAAGGTTTGAGTTTAAAACTATTAATGTTGCAACTGAGAATTTCGCTAAGGATAATAGAATGTTAAGATGTAGCTTGGCTCCATTCATGTACAAG GGAAAGTTACAAAACGGACGAGGAATATCAATTGCTAGAATAGGTTGTCAAGATTATAAAAATGAAGTGTCATTAATGGTAAAACTTGAGCATGAGAATTTGCTTCCATTGATTGGGTATTCCATTGAAGGAAAAAAAGTATACCTTGTCTATGACTTTGCATTCTGTTCCAATCTACATCTCTCGATAATTG GACTTTTGGACTGGAATAAGCGCAAGAAAGTAATACTGGGTGTTGCTAGGGCACTTCTTTACCTTCACCAGCATGATGTAATACATGCTAATGTTATACCTGGAAACATTCTTTTAGATGAAAGTTTCCACCCCAAACTGTCAAATCTTGAATTCTCAAGGTGTTTAACAACAATAAACGAGGCTGTTTTTGTCGAAATGGGTACAATGTGGGAGACCTT GGAATATATCGCACCAGAACTGCATCAGGCTAATCGTCTGTCAGCTAAGGCTGATGTGTATAGTTTTGGTGTCTTGGTTTTGGAAACCACAATTGGGTGTCGTATGTACAACTGCTTAAAACGAAAT GTTTGGAAAAATTGGATGGAAGGAACATCTTCAAATATACTTGATCCTAGAATTCATGGCAATCCAAGTTCCATAACAAGATTCATCCACATCGGGTTGCTGTGTGTTCAAGAAGATGCAGATAACAGACCAACAATGGAAGAAGTTGTTGGCATGCTGACTAACAGTTCATCCATCAACCTCCCTATACCAAAAGAATATGTGCCACCATGGATGATATATGATTAA
- the LOC111886021 gene encoding probable serine/threonine-protein kinase CST isoform X2, translated as MISHVHICDIGNTFPTNPNSYLNPSSFNSLINAMDVDFSSFFFPQQCHQFTISEINLATHNFNESLIIGHGGFGMVYKGTITNGSTHLVVAIKRMDSTSNQGAAEFWNEVQMLSKLRHCHLVSLIGYCNHGEEMILVYEYIPHGSLEDHLHKFQTPLSWIRRLKICIGVARGLDYLHTGTGIKHGVIHRDVKTSNILLDDNWAAKISDFGLSKLAPINQPLTYVNTFVKGTFGYLDPDYYATGRLTRKSDVYAFGVVLLEVLSGKRAVDTSLDDEHWGLVNWAQESMKEGRLKQIVDYTIRVGVMPKCLKQFAHLANRCVHDNPKQRPTMAEVVACLESILVLHEKAIAMSMRTFWGRRLNSLEFYFDTVGGENRILRRFEFKTINVATENFAKDNRMLRCSLAPFMYKGKLQNGRGISIARIGCQDYKNEVSLMVKLEHENLLPLIGYSIEGKKVYLVYDFAFCSNLHLSIIGLLDWNKRKKVILGVARALLYLHQHDVIHANVIPGNILLDESFHPKLSNLEFSRCLTTINEAVFVEMGTMWETLEYIAPELHQANRLSAKADVYSFGVLVLETTIGCRMYNCLKRNVWKNWMEGTSSNILDPRIHGNPSSITRFIHIGLLCVQEDADNRPTMEEVVGMLTNSSSINLPIPKEYVPPWMIYD; from the exons ATGATCAGTCATGTGCATATATGTGATATAGGAAATACGTTCCCTACAAATCCTAATTCATATCTGAATCCATCTTCTTTCAATTCCTTGATTAATGCTATGGATGTTGACTTCTCTTCATTCTTCTTTCCACAACAGTGCCATCAGTTCACAATTTCGGAGATTAACTTAGCAACCCATAACTTCAACGAGTCATTGATAATCGGTCATGGGGGGTTTGGCATGGTTTACAAAGGAACCATCACTAATGGGTCAACTCATTTGGTTGTGGCCATTAAGCGCATGGATTCAACCTCTAATCAAGGAGCAGCAGAGTTCTGGAATGAAGTTCAGATGCTTTCTAAGTTAAGACACTGCCACTTAGTGTCTTTGATCGGTTATTGCAATCATGGTGAAGAGATGATCCTTGTTTACGAGTATATCCCCCATGGAAGCCTTGAAGATCATCTGCACAAATTTCAAACTCCTTTATCCTGGATTCGACGACTCAAGATATGCATAGGGGTTGCTCGTGGCTTAGATTATCTTCACACTGGCACAGGTATTAAGCATGGTGTTATACATCGCGATGTGAAAACTTCAAACATATTGTTAGATGATAATTGGGCTGCAAAGATTTCTGATTTTGGATTGTCGAAACTAGCTCCTATAAATCAACCTTTGACTTATGTCAACACTTTTGTGAAAGGCACTTTTGGATACCTAGATCCAGACTATTACGCAACGGGTAGGTTGACAAGAAAGTCTGATGTGTATGCGTTTGGGGTAGTATTACTTGAAGTTCTCAGTGGAAAACGAGCAGTGGATACAAGTCTTGATGATGAGCATTGGGGTTTAGTAAATTGGGCTCAAGAATCTATGAAAGAAGGTAGGTTAAAGCAAATTGTTGATTATACTATAAGAGTGGGAGTGATGCCTAAATGTTTGAAGCAGTTTGCACATCTTGCAAATCGGTGTGTGCATGATAATCCAAAGCAACGGCCTACAATGGCTGAGGTTGTGGCATGCCTTGAGTCTATACTAGTCTTACATGAGAAAGCCATAGCCATGTCCATGAGAACTTTTTGGGGTAGAAGGTTAAACTCTTTGGAGTTCTACTTTGATACTGTTGGAGGTGAAAATAGAATCTTACGAAGGTTTGAGTTTAAAACTATTAATGTTGCAACTGAGAATTTCGCTAAGGATAATAGAATGTTAAGATGTAGCTTGGCTCCATTCATGTACAAG GGAAAGTTACAAAACGGACGAGGAATATCAATTGCTAGAATAGGTTGTCAAGATTATAAAAATGAAGTGTCATTAATGGTAAAACTTGAGCATGAGAATTTGCTTCCATTGATTGGGTATTCCATTGAAGGAAAAAAAGTATACCTTGTCTATGACTTTGCATTCTGTTCCAATCTACATCTCTCGATAATTG GACTTTTGGACTGGAATAAGCGCAAGAAAGTAATACTGGGTGTTGCTAGGGCACTTCTTTACCTTCACCAGCATGATGTAATACATGCTAATGTTATACCTGGAAACATTCTTTTAGATGAAAGTTTCCACCCCAAACTGTCAAATCTTGAATTCTCAAGGTGTTTAACAACAATAAACGAGGCTGTTTTTGTCGAAATGGGTACAATGTGGGAGACCTT GGAATATATCGCACCAGAACTGCATCAGGCTAATCGTCTGTCAGCTAAGGCTGATGTGTATAGTTTTGGTGTCTTGGTTTTGGAAACCACAATTGGGTGTCGTATGTACAACTGCTTAAAACGAAAT GTTTGGAAAAATTGGATGGAAGGAACATCTTCAAATATACTTGATCCTAGAATTCATGGCAATCCAAGTTCCATAACAAGATTCATCCACATCGGGTTGCTGTGTGTTCAAGAAGATGCAGATAACAGACCAACAATGGAAGAAGTTGTTGGCATGCTGACTAACAGTTCATCCATCAACCTCCCTATACCAAAAGAATATGTGCCACCATGGATGATATATGATTAA
- the LOC111886021 gene encoding proline-rich receptor-like protein kinase PERK9 isoform X3, protein MVYKGTITNGSTHLVVAIKRMDSTSNQGAAEFWNEVQMLSKLRHCHLVSLIGYCNHGEEMILVYEYIPHGSLEDHLHKFQTPLSWIRRLKICIGVARGLDYLHTGTGIKHGVIHRDVKTSNILLDDNWAAKISDFGLSKLAPINQPLTYVNTFVKGTFGYLDPDYYATGRLTRKSDVYAFGVVLLEVLSGKRAVDTSLDDEHWGLVNWAQESMKEGRLKQIVDYTIRVGVMPKCLKQFAHLANRCVHDNPKQRPTMAEVVACLESILVLHEKAIAMSMRTFWGRRLNSLEFYFDTVGGENRILRRFEFKTINVATENFAKDNRMLRCSLAPFMYKGKLQNGRGISIARIGCQDYKNEVSLMVKLEHENLLPLIGYSIEGKKVYLVYDFAFCSNLHLSIIGLLDWNKRKKVILGVARALLYLHQHDVIHANVIPGNILLDESFHPKLSNLEFSRCLTTINEAVFVEMGTMWETLEYIAPELHQANRLSAKADVYSFGVLVLETTIGCRMYNCLKRNVWKNWMEGTSSNILDPRIHGNPSSITRFIHIGLLCVQEDADNRPTMEEVVGMLTNSSSINLPIPKEYVPPWMIYD, encoded by the exons ATGGTTTACAAAGGAACCATCACTAATGGGTCAACTCATTTGGTTGTGGCCATTAAGCGCATGGATTCAACCTCTAATCAAGGAGCAGCAGAGTTCTGGAATGAAGTTCAGATGCTTTCTAAGTTAAGACACTGCCACTTAGTGTCTTTGATCGGTTATTGCAATCATGGTGAAGAGATGATCCTTGTTTACGAGTATATCCCCCATGGAAGCCTTGAAGATCATCTGCACAAATTTCAAACTCCTTTATCCTGGATTCGACGACTCAAGATATGCATAGGGGTTGCTCGTGGCTTAGATTATCTTCACACTGGCACAGGTATTAAGCATGGTGTTATACATCGCGATGTGAAAACTTCAAACATATTGTTAGATGATAATTGGGCTGCAAAGATTTCTGATTTTGGATTGTCGAAACTAGCTCCTATAAATCAACCTTTGACTTATGTCAACACTTTTGTGAAAGGCACTTTTGGATACCTAGATCCAGACTATTACGCAACGGGTAGGTTGACAAGAAAGTCTGATGTGTATGCGTTTGGGGTAGTATTACTTGAAGTTCTCAGTGGAAAACGAGCAGTGGATACAAGTCTTGATGATGAGCATTGGGGTTTAGTAAATTGGGCTCAAGAATCTATGAAAGAAGGTAGGTTAAAGCAAATTGTTGATTATACTATAAGAGTGGGAGTGATGCCTAAATGTTTGAAGCAGTTTGCACATCTTGCAAATCGGTGTGTGCATGATAATCCAAAGCAACGGCCTACAATGGCTGAGGTTGTGGCATGCCTTGAGTCTATACTAGTCTTACATGAGAAAGCCATAGCCATGTCCATGAGAACTTTTTGGGGTAGAAGGTTAAACTCTTTGGAGTTCTACTTTGATACTGTTGGAGGTGAAAATAGAATCTTACGAAGGTTTGAGTTTAAAACTATTAATGTTGCAACTGAGAATTTCGCTAAGGATAATAGAATGTTAAGATGTAGCTTGGCTCCATTCATGTACAAG GGAAAGTTACAAAACGGACGAGGAATATCAATTGCTAGAATAGGTTGTCAAGATTATAAAAATGAAGTGTCATTAATGGTAAAACTTGAGCATGAGAATTTGCTTCCATTGATTGGGTATTCCATTGAAGGAAAAAAAGTATACCTTGTCTATGACTTTGCATTCTGTTCCAATCTACATCTCTCGATAATTG GACTTTTGGACTGGAATAAGCGCAAGAAAGTAATACTGGGTGTTGCTAGGGCACTTCTTTACCTTCACCAGCATGATGTAATACATGCTAATGTTATACCTGGAAACATTCTTTTAGATGAAAGTTTCCACCCCAAACTGTCAAATCTTGAATTCTCAAGGTGTTTAACAACAATAAACGAGGCTGTTTTTGTCGAAATGGGTACAATGTGGGAGACCTT GGAATATATCGCACCAGAACTGCATCAGGCTAATCGTCTGTCAGCTAAGGCTGATGTGTATAGTTTTGGTGTCTTGGTTTTGGAAACCACAATTGGGTGTCGTATGTACAACTGCTTAAAACGAAAT GTTTGGAAAAATTGGATGGAAGGAACATCTTCAAATATACTTGATCCTAGAATTCATGGCAATCCAAGTTCCATAACAAGATTCATCCACATCGGGTTGCTGTGTGTTCAAGAAGATGCAGATAACAGACCAACAATGGAAGAAGTTGTTGGCATGCTGACTAACAGTTCATCCATCAACCTCCCTATACCAAAAGAATATGTGCCACCATGGATGATATATGATTAA